In the Arthrobacter sp. 31Y genome, one interval contains:
- a CDS encoding sulfate/molybdate ABC transporter ATP-binding protein yields the protein MNFELQASLRARNFEMSLSLKDGETVAILGPNGAGKSTLLGVIAGLLRPDSGSARIGDKELFNLDGGTHLWNPPHLRGTALLAQEALLFPHLNALDNVAFGPRSAGASTAAARETAHHWLEEVDAANLAKRKPAQLSGGQAQRVAVARALAAEPELLLLDEPMAALDIHAAPLLRRVLKRVLQDRKAIIVTHDVLDAYMLADRVIVVEKGQIAEEGPTRQVLERPRSHFAAGLAGLNLVTGTITEDGITTPDGRVFAGHHDSDWSPSPGQAGVAAFPPSSVSVFLGDVHGSPRNSFPVTITDLEPHGDQIRVRAGDPAQALSADITPAASADLGLVPGMDVRFVVKSALVSVYPA from the coding sequence ATGAACTTTGAGCTGCAGGCCAGCCTCCGCGCCAGAAATTTCGAGATGTCCCTCAGTCTCAAAGATGGCGAAACCGTGGCCATTCTTGGTCCCAATGGTGCGGGCAAATCCACTCTGCTGGGTGTGATCGCAGGACTGCTGCGGCCGGATTCCGGTTCGGCACGAATCGGGGATAAGGAGCTGTTCAACCTCGACGGCGGCACCCACCTTTGGAACCCGCCGCACCTGCGTGGGACTGCGCTTCTGGCCCAGGAAGCGTTGCTGTTCCCACACCTGAACGCCCTGGATAACGTGGCCTTCGGCCCGCGGAGTGCAGGCGCGTCCACCGCGGCTGCACGGGAAACCGCGCATCACTGGCTGGAGGAAGTTGACGCCGCAAACTTGGCTAAGCGAAAACCAGCCCAGCTTTCTGGCGGGCAGGCGCAACGTGTCGCTGTAGCCAGGGCTTTGGCCGCCGAGCCTGAGCTTCTGCTGCTCGACGAACCCATGGCAGCTCTGGACATCCATGCAGCACCGTTGCTCCGACGCGTGCTCAAAAGGGTTTTGCAGGATCGGAAGGCCATCATCGTCACCCACGACGTCCTGGACGCTTACATGCTGGCCGATCGCGTGATCGTTGTGGAAAAGGGGCAGATAGCCGAAGAAGGACCCACCCGGCAGGTCCTTGAGCGTCCCAGAAGTCACTTCGCCGCCGGACTCGCAGGGCTGAACCTCGTCACCGGGACCATCACTGAGGACGGCATTACGACGCCGGATGGCCGGGTTTTCGCCGGCCACCACGATTCCGACTGGTCACCTTCACCTGGCCAAGCAGGCGTGGCAGCGTTCCCGCCGTCGAGCGTTTCCGTCTTCCTGGGCGATGTTCACGGAAGCCCCCGCAATTCGTTTCCCGTCACCATCACGGACCTTGAACCGCACGGTGATCAGATCCGGGTCCGCGCCGGAGACCCGGCCCAGGCCTTGTCCGCGGACATCACCCCGGCAGCGTCTGCCGATCTGGGGCTGGTTCCGGGCATGGACGTGCGGTTTGTGGTCAAGTCTGCGCTGGTATCCGTCTACCCGGCGTGA
- a CDS encoding VOC family protein → MPEVESYQQGTPCWVDLSSTDIDVSKKFYSDLFGWELDAMDAGNGMTYYMAKLKGRYVAGMMQQQPDAPEGMPSYWANYLAVDSADEAARRVEAAGGTLLFPPDSVPNGSGRMFFATDPTGAQIGFWEAGNHPGSGLVNEPGTMIWNELQTNDVPKAVAFYEAVTGCISETEPAGDLQKYTSLLVKGRRVAGALTLPIEGLSPFWMTYFNVVDIDASVEQAVELGSHVIAPAFDVPGVGRMAVLMDPAGAAFSIMTGLAA, encoded by the coding sequence ATGCCGGAGGTCGAGAGTTATCAGCAGGGAACACCGTGTTGGGTGGACCTGTCCTCCACCGACATTGATGTTTCCAAGAAGTTTTACAGCGACCTCTTCGGATGGGAACTGGACGCCATGGACGCCGGGAATGGCATGACCTATTACATGGCCAAACTCAAGGGCCGCTACGTGGCCGGGATGATGCAGCAGCAGCCTGATGCTCCGGAGGGAATGCCCTCCTATTGGGCCAACTATCTTGCGGTGGACTCTGCCGACGAGGCCGCCCGGCGGGTGGAGGCTGCGGGTGGGACCCTTCTCTTCCCTCCTGACTCGGTCCCTAACGGCAGCGGACGTATGTTCTTCGCCACAGATCCCACCGGCGCTCAGATTGGTTTCTGGGAAGCCGGCAACCATCCCGGTTCGGGTCTGGTGAACGAGCCGGGAACCATGATTTGGAACGAACTGCAGACCAATGACGTCCCCAAAGCCGTAGCCTTCTATGAAGCTGTGACTGGCTGCATCAGCGAAACCGAGCCGGCCGGTGACCTGCAAAAGTACACCAGCCTGCTGGTGAAGGGGAGACGAGTCGCGGGTGCGCTCACGTTGCCCATTGAGGGGCTGTCTCCGTTCTGGATGACGTACTTCAACGTGGTGGACATTGATGCCTCGGTGGAGCAGGCCGTCGAGTTGGGGAGCCACGTGATCGCCCCAGCCTTTGACGTACCGGGAGTTGGACGAATGGCAGTTCTCATGGACCCGGCAGGCGCAGCGTTCAGCATCATGACAGGCTTGGCAGCATGA
- a CDS encoding MSMEG_1061 family FMN-dependent PPOX-type flavoprotein codes for MDTISTAAELEELIGLPLDRTRKKVRTSLSDFDRQWLAASPFCVISTTDALGRVDASPKGDPAGFIQVLDERTIAIPERPGNKLVFGFHNILENPNVGILSVVPGRTDTLRINGTAQIVRDADFFALMVVKGHRPRAAVVVSVEEVFTHCGKAFMRSGLWQPETWDTDGLPSIAALAKTYTQPETPLEELETDYGPSYAEGMYRD; via the coding sequence ATGGACACCATTTCAACCGCGGCCGAACTTGAAGAACTCATCGGATTGCCCCTCGATCGCACCAGGAAGAAGGTGCGCACCTCCCTCAGCGATTTCGACCGCCAATGGCTGGCAGCCAGCCCTTTTTGCGTGATCTCGACGACGGACGCGCTGGGTCGCGTGGACGCCTCACCCAAGGGCGATCCCGCAGGCTTCATTCAGGTCCTGGACGAGCGCACCATCGCCATCCCGGAGCGGCCCGGCAACAAACTGGTGTTCGGCTTCCACAACATCCTGGAAAACCCGAACGTTGGCATCCTTTCCGTGGTTCCCGGCCGCACCGACACCCTCCGGATCAACGGGACCGCACAGATTGTCCGCGACGCCGACTTCTTCGCCCTCATGGTGGTCAAAGGGCATCGGCCGCGTGCCGCCGTCGTAGTTTCTGTGGAGGAAGTGTTCACCCACTGCGGCAAGGCGTTCATGCGCAGTGGCCTGTGGCAGCCCGAAACCTGGGATACCGACGGCCTGCCGAGCATCGCGGCCCTCGCAAAGACTTACACCCAGCCCGAAACTCCCTTGGAAGAGCTCGAGACTGATTACGGACCGTCGTATGCCGAGGGGATGTACCGGGACTAA
- a CDS encoding DUF3073 domain-containing protein, which yields MGRGRQKAKATKQARDIKYYSPNTDYSALERELTGPSSRVKSHFPEDPPEPDYSAYEDKYAEDDDDEVDTRRIG from the coding sequence ATGGGGCGCGGCCGTCAAAAGGCAAAAGCTACCAAGCAGGCTCGGGATATTAAGTACTACTCCCCGAACACTGACTATTCGGCACTTGAGCGGGAGCTCACGGGTCCGTCCAGTCGTGTAAAGAGCCACTTCCCCGAGGATCCCCCGGAGCCGGACTATTCGGCCTACGAGGATAAGTACGCGGAAGATGACGACGACGAGGTTGACACCCGCCGGATCGGATAG
- a CDS encoding septum formation family protein, translated as MSQDNNSPRDGSSRDKGEDGVPSAPQTPPSPGQQPPAAPWTPPSGLQPDPAPELDPDFVPNPAEQPDPALPPKDAESSNKADAPIYAGTQPYAGQQPYAGQQPFAGQQPYVGQQPYVGQEWPQRPNEQPDPHGDPVKRQRWVIGGIVVGVLILIGVVIWVLLNLLGTRPEAAVSSPSAAPSAGPLPRDAEAKDFQVGDCFADFDANSSKARAVACDTEHSAQLGAVFSYPADESFPGTNALRDKGREVCKDVRLNEAADNYVLLQQNVYPSTTSWDRGDRRVDCFIVVDSGNTITEDLLKK; from the coding sequence ATGAGCCAGGACAACAACTCACCCCGTGATGGTTCATCACGCGATAAAGGCGAGGATGGAGTACCTTCCGCGCCCCAAACTCCGCCATCACCGGGACAGCAACCGCCGGCAGCTCCTTGGACGCCGCCATCAGGCCTGCAACCGGATCCTGCCCCCGAGCTCGACCCAGATTTTGTGCCCAACCCGGCAGAGCAGCCCGACCCCGCGTTGCCGCCCAAGGATGCGGAGTCAAGCAATAAAGCCGACGCACCCATTTACGCAGGCACACAACCGTACGCGGGACAGCAGCCGTACGCGGGACAGCAGCCCTTCGCGGGCCAGCAACCGTACGTAGGCCAGCAGCCCTATGTGGGCCAGGAATGGCCCCAGAGGCCGAATGAGCAGCCGGACCCTCATGGAGATCCCGTCAAGCGGCAGCGATGGGTCATCGGCGGAATCGTGGTTGGCGTGCTGATACTTATTGGTGTCGTCATTTGGGTCCTGCTCAACCTGTTGGGAACACGTCCCGAGGCAGCAGTATCTTCGCCCAGTGCAGCACCCTCGGCCGGACCACTCCCCCGCGACGCCGAGGCTAAGGATTTCCAGGTGGGCGACTGCTTTGCCGACTTTGATGCCAACTCCTCAAAAGCCAGAGCCGTAGCTTGCGATACCGAGCACTCGGCCCAACTAGGCGCCGTTTTCAGCTACCCGGCTGATGAGTCCTTCCCCGGAACCAACGCCCTGAGGGATAAAGGACGCGAGGTATGCAAGGACGTGAGGCTCAACGAGGCGGCCGACAACTACGTACTGCTCCAGCAGAACGTCTACCCGAGTACCACTAGTTGGGATCGGGGCGACCGCCGCGTTGATTGCTTCATCGTGGTGGATTCAGGCAACACCATCACGGAAGATCTCCTCAAGAAGTAG
- the clpB gene encoding ATP-dependent chaperone ClpB — protein sequence MDVKFTTKSQEALSAAAMNASTAGNPQLEPAHLLKALMDQREGVAVALLRATGADPDAVSVQASSAIKALPSSSGSSVQQAQLSRQSMQAIQAAQNEADKLGDSFVSTEHLLLGLSAGSDAVGKLMRDAGASHEALLAALPGVRGDRNVNSPDPENTFQALEKFGTDLTAVARSGKLDPVIGRDSEIRRVVQVLSRRTKNNPVLIGEPGVGKTAVVEGLAQRMVAGDVPESLRGKTLIALDLASMVAGAKYRGEFEERLKAVLEEIKNSNGQIVTFIDEIHTVVGAGATGESAMDAGNMLKPMLARGELRLIGATTLDEYRENIEKDPALERRFQQVYVGEPSVEDTIGILRGLKERYEAHHKVAIADSALVAAATLSNRYISGRQLPDKAIDLVDEAASRLRMEIDSAPEEIDQLRRAVDRLTMEELALQGETDPASVERLAALRADKADKNEELSALNARWEAEKAGLNRVGDLKAKIDELRSVADKAQREGDLESASRILYGELPALERELSAAAEEESARSDSKPELMVAEDVTADDIAEVISAWTGIPAGRMLQGESQKLLHMEEELGKRLIGQSKAVQAVSDAVRRARAGISDPNRPTGSFLFLGPTGVGKTELAKALADFLFDDERAMIRIDMSEYSEKHSVARLVGAPPGYVGYEEGGQLTEAVRRRPYSVVLLDEVEKAHPEVFDILLQVLDDGRLTDGQGRTVDFRNTILVLTSNSGSQFLVDPTMDAKTKREAVMAVVQASFKPEFLNRLDEIVLFDPLSVEELARIVELHVAELGNRLRERRLSLEVSDGARAWLAMSGFDPAYGARPLRRLVQREIGDRLAKEILAGEISDGDTVLVDTAADLDELTVEGFEALTGPDGGAPAGTGLTVRRK from the coding sequence TTGGACGTCAAATTCACCACCAAAAGCCAGGAGGCCCTTTCTGCGGCCGCCATGAACGCCTCAACTGCCGGCAACCCGCAGCTTGAGCCCGCCCACCTGCTGAAGGCCCTCATGGACCAGCGCGAGGGCGTTGCTGTGGCGCTGTTGCGGGCCACTGGTGCAGACCCTGATGCGGTAAGCGTGCAGGCCAGTTCGGCTATCAAGGCGCTGCCGTCGTCGTCAGGAAGCTCGGTCCAGCAAGCACAGCTGTCCCGCCAGTCCATGCAGGCCATCCAGGCCGCCCAGAACGAGGCCGACAAACTCGGTGACTCCTTCGTGTCCACCGAGCACCTGCTGCTGGGCCTCTCGGCCGGAAGCGACGCCGTCGGAAAGTTAATGCGCGACGCCGGCGCCTCCCATGAGGCGCTGCTCGCCGCCCTGCCGGGTGTCCGCGGCGACAGGAACGTCAACTCGCCGGATCCGGAGAACACCTTCCAGGCCTTGGAGAAATTCGGCACGGATCTCACGGCCGTGGCCCGTTCCGGCAAGCTGGATCCCGTGATCGGGCGCGACAGCGAAATCCGGCGCGTCGTCCAGGTCCTGAGCCGCCGCACCAAGAACAACCCCGTGCTGATCGGTGAACCCGGTGTTGGCAAGACCGCCGTCGTCGAAGGCCTCGCCCAGCGCATGGTGGCCGGAGACGTCCCGGAAAGCCTGCGGGGCAAAACTCTCATCGCCTTGGACCTGGCGTCCATGGTGGCCGGGGCCAAATACCGTGGCGAGTTCGAGGAACGCCTGAAAGCTGTCCTTGAGGAAATCAAGAACTCCAACGGCCAGATCGTGACGTTCATTGATGAGATCCACACGGTAGTTGGCGCCGGGGCCACGGGTGAAAGTGCCATGGATGCCGGCAACATGCTCAAGCCCATGCTGGCCCGCGGCGAGCTGCGCCTCATCGGTGCCACCACCTTGGACGAGTACCGCGAGAACATCGAGAAGGACCCTGCCCTGGAGCGTCGCTTCCAGCAGGTCTATGTTGGCGAGCCCAGCGTTGAGGACACCATCGGCATTCTCCGTGGTCTGAAGGAACGTTACGAGGCCCACCACAAGGTGGCCATCGCTGACTCCGCCCTCGTAGCCGCGGCCACTCTGTCCAATCGCTACATCTCTGGCCGGCAGCTGCCGGACAAGGCAATCGACCTCGTTGATGAGGCCGCGTCCAGGCTTCGCATGGAGATCGATTCCGCACCGGAAGAGATCGACCAGCTTCGCCGTGCCGTGGACCGTTTGACCATGGAAGAACTGGCCCTCCAGGGCGAGACCGATCCTGCCTCGGTGGAACGGCTGGCAGCACTGCGTGCGGACAAAGCCGATAAGAACGAAGAGCTGAGTGCCTTGAATGCGCGCTGGGAAGCCGAGAAAGCCGGGCTCAACCGGGTTGGTGATCTCAAAGCGAAGATCGACGAACTGCGTTCCGTCGCGGACAAGGCCCAGCGCGAAGGCGACCTCGAATCGGCGTCGCGGATCCTTTACGGAGAGCTGCCTGCCCTCGAACGGGAGCTGAGTGCCGCTGCTGAGGAGGAGTCGGCCCGGAGCGATTCAAAACCGGAACTGATGGTTGCCGAGGACGTGACTGCGGACGACATCGCTGAAGTCATTTCGGCGTGGACGGGAATTCCGGCCGGCCGCATGCTCCAAGGCGAATCGCAGAAGCTCCTCCACATGGAAGAGGAACTTGGAAAGCGGCTGATCGGGCAGTCCAAAGCTGTTCAGGCCGTGTCCGATGCCGTGCGTCGTGCCCGTGCCGGCATCAGCGATCCCAACCGCCCCACGGGTTCGTTCCTGTTCCTTGGGCCTACCGGTGTAGGTAAGACGGAGTTGGCCAAGGCTCTGGCGGACTTCCTCTTCGACGACGAACGCGCCATGATCCGGATCGACATGTCCGAGTACAGCGAGAAACACTCGGTGGCGCGCCTGGTGGGTGCCCCTCCGGGATACGTGGGCTATGAAGAAGGTGGCCAGCTCACCGAGGCAGTCCGCCGCAGGCCGTACTCCGTGGTGCTGCTGGACGAGGTGGAGAAAGCCCACCCGGAGGTCTTCGACATCCTCCTGCAGGTTCTCGACGACGGACGCCTCACCGACGGCCAAGGCCGCACCGTGGACTTCCGCAACACCATACTGGTGCTGACGTCCAACTCCGGCAGCCAGTTCCTGGTGGACCCGACCATGGATGCCAAGACCAAGCGTGAGGCTGTCATGGCGGTGGTCCAGGCATCGTTTAAGCCGGAGTTCCTGAACCGCCTGGACGAGATCGTGCTGTTTGATCCGCTGTCCGTGGAAGAACTGGCCCGGATTGTTGAGCTGCATGTGGCCGAGTTGGGCAACCGGCTCCGTGAGCGTCGCCTGAGCCTGGAAGTCTCTGACGGCGCACGTGCGTGGTTGGCCATGTCCGGCTTCGATCCCGCCTACGGTGCACGGCCACTGCGCAGGCTGGTTCAACGGGAGATCGGCGACCGCCTCGCCAAGGAAATTCTTGCAGGCGAAATCAGCGACGGCGACACTGTACTGGTGGACACCGCCGCTGACCTGGACGAACTCACCGTTGAGGGCTTCGAAGCGCTGACGGGTCCCGACGGCGGTGCTCCCGCAGGTACGGGCCTCACAGTTCGCAGGAAGTAG